The Elusimicrobiota bacterium genome segment GACCCGCCAGCGCGCCGAGAAGATCGCCCGCGTCGCCTCCGAGATCCCGCCGACGAAGGTCGTCGGCAAGGACTCCGGGAAGCTGCTCGTCGTCGGCTGGGGCTCGACCTACGGGGCGATCGCCGCGGCGGTCCAGGACCTGCAGAACGCCGGCGAGAGCGTCTCCTTCGTCCACCTGCGCCACATCCACCCGCTCCCCTCGGACCTCGCGGGGATCCTCAAGCGCTTCGAGCGGGTCCTGGTCCCCGAGATGAACCTCGGCCAGCTCCAGTTCGTCCTGCGCGCGAACTACCTCGTCCCCGCCGAGGGCCTGCACAAGATGAAGGGCCAGCCGTTCAGCGTGCGCGAGCTGCGCGAGGGCATCCTCGCCGCGCTCAGGAAGGGTTGAGCCATGGCCGACACTCCGACGAAGAAGCCCCTCACCCGCGCGGACTTCGCCTCCAACCAGTCCGTCCGCTGGTGCCCCGGCTGCGGAGACTTCGCGATCCTGGCCCAGGTGCAGAAGACGATGGCCGCCGTCGGCGTCGCCCGCGAGAACACCGTGTTCGTCTCGGGGATCGGCTGCTCGAGCCGCTTCCCCTACTACATGAACACCTACGGCTTCCACACCATCCACGGCCGGGCCCCCGCGATCGCCACCGGGGTCAAGCTCGCGAACCCGGACCTCACCGTCTGGGTCGTGACCGGCGACGGCGACGGACTCGCCATCGGCGGGAACCACCTCAACCACACCATCCGCCGCAACCTCGACCTCAAGATCCTGCTCTTCAACAACCGCATCTACGGTCTCACCAAGGGCCAGTACTCGCCGACCTCGGAGAAGGGCAAGGTCACGAAGTCCTCCCCCCACGGGACCATCGAGCCCCCGGTCAACGCCCTGCGCTTCGCGCTCGCGGCCGAGGCGACCTTCGTGGCCCGCGCGGTGGACAACGACATCGCGGGCATGGGCGCGGTCCTGGAGCGCGCCGCGCGCCACAAGGGCATCTCCTTCGTCGAGCTCTACCAGAACTGCGTGGTCTTCAACGACGGCGCCTATGAGCTCTTCGAGAGCAGCGCGGTCCGCGAGGACAACGTCCTGCGCCTCGAGCAGGGCAAGCCCCTGATCTACGGGAAGAACAAGGACCGCGGCATCCGGCTCAAGAACGGACGCGCCGAGGTCGTCTCCTTCGAGCCCGGCAAGCCCCCGGCCGACCTGCTCGTCCACGACGAGAAGGCCCCGGCCGACTACCAGTACATGCTGACCCAGCTCGAGCCCCCGGACTTCCCCGCCCCGGTCGGCGTCTTCCGCGCGGTCTCCGCCCCGACCTACGAGGACCTCATGGAGGGCCAGTTCAAGGCCGCCGCCAAGCCCGGCGGAGAGGACGTGGAGAAGCTGCTGGCCGGGAATGAGACTTGGACCATCGACTGAACGCCCTTCCTCACTGTCCTCCCCTACGGAGACCGGACTAAGGGTTCCTTATGCGTCCGCTCGCGGCACTATAGGCCGGGGTGCCGCCGAGGGCAAGGTGGGGGCGAATACATAAACGAACCGCCCGGGAGCGTTGCTCCCGGGCGGTTCGTTTTAAGGGATTCCCCCTCCCCCTGTCCCCCTCCCGCAGGAAGGGGAGTTAAGGAAAAACTACCCCTTAAGATAAAACTGCAGGGTCGTCCCGCCGACTTCGATGATATCTCCGTCCTTGAGGGGGACCTGGCCGGAGACGCTCTGGCCGTTGACCGAGGGATAGCCGTCCTTGACGGCCACGAGCACGTAGCCCTCGGGCTTGCGGTGTATGGAGGCGGCGACCTCGGGGGCGGAGCCGAAGAGGCCCCCGCCCTTGATGGGGATCTGGACCCGGTCGGACTTCCCGATGTAGGTGGACATCCCCTTGAGCTCGTACTCGGCCTCTCCGACGGCCCCCTTGAGCACGCGCAGGGCGCCGAGGCGGCCCGACGGGACCGCTCCGCCCTCGGCGGTCGCTTTGGCCATGTCCTCCTGCGCCTTAGGCGAGAGCACGACCGTCGAGTCCGGCGCGGCCGCCTCGGCCGCGGGAGGCGCATCCGCGGCGGCGCGCTCGTCGACGAAGACGAGCGCGTGCTTGGCGACGCCGACGACGTCCTTGTCGTGCAGCCCGGCCTTCATGACGCGCTTCTCGTTGACGAAGGTGCCGTTGGTGGAGTCCAGGTCCTCGACGTAGAAGGTGTCCCCGACGAGGAGGATGCGGCAGTGGTGGCCGCTGACCGCGGGGTTGTCGATGACGACGTCGTTGTCGGCCTTGCGCCCGACGGTGATCGTCGTCTTATCGACCGCGATCTCCTTGATCACGGCCGCGTTGAACTTCAGAAGGAGTTTCGGCATCCGTGCCTCTCAGACTCCGAAGATCCGGCTCAGCCAGCCCCGCAGACCCCGCGGATGCTCCGGCACCCGCGCGACGACCGCGGTGACGTTGTCCACCCCGCCGGCGGCGCGGGCGGCCTCGATGAGCCGGCCGACGGCCTCCTCCGCGCAGGAGGAGGACGCGAGCGTCTCGGAGATCTCCGACTCGGGGACCATCTTGGTCAGCCCGTCGGAGCAGATGAGGAGCGAGTCCCCCTCGAGCAGCGGATGCTCGGAGAGGTCCACCTCGACGTCGGGCTCCGTGCCCACGGCCCGCGTCAGGATGTTCTGGATCGGGGACTTGTCGGCCTGCTCGCGCGTGATGAGCCCGCGGCGGACCTGGTCCTGGACCAGCGAGTGGTCCTCGGTGAGCTGCTGGAGCGACCCGCCCCGGCGAAGATAGAGGCGGCTGTCGCCGACGTGGGCGACCGCGAGCGAGCGCTCGTCGAGGAGCACGGCGACCACCGTGGTCCCCATCCCCTGGTCCTTCGGGAACGCGCGGGCCTTCTCGAAGATCATCGTGTTGGCGGTCTTGAGCAGGAACTCGAGCCGGCGCTCCCGCGCCGAGCGGTCGGGGTCGCCGCCCTCGGGGAGGACGTTCTTGCCCGCGAATTCGACGATGGTGTCGACCGCGGTGCGGCTGGCCACCTCGCCGGAGTTGTGCCCGCCCATGCCGTCGCAGACCACGAGCAGGCCGAGTCCCGGCTCGACGGCGAAGCAGTCCTCGTTGCGCTCGCGCACGCAGCCGGGGTCGGTGGCGCCGGCGAGGTCGAGGCGGGGCTTCATGAGGGCTTCCCCGGCGGCTCGAGGCGGATGGTCGCGTCAGGTTCGAAGGTCCGGTCCGCGGGGTGCGGGGCCGCCTCGGGGGCCTCCTCCTCAGGGACGGGGGAGCCGTGCGGTTCGGCCGGGAGCGCGGAGGCGATCTCCGCCGGGGTCAGCGGCCGCGTGATCGACGAGGGCGCGGAGCCCGCGCCCGTGCGGGGGCCGAGCTCGATCTCCGGAGACGGCGCGGGAATCTCCTCGGCTCCTCCGAGCTTCCAGGCCGGAGCCGGGGGAGGCGGCGTCGAAAGGTCGGGCCGGGCCTCGATGGCGCCCGTGGCGCCGGGCTTGCCGGTCTCGAAGTGGAAGCCGTGGTCGATCCCCAGGCCCGCTTCCGCGGCGACGGGAGCCGTCGGCAGGGGCGTCGGCTTCTGGGCCGCGGGGTCGAAGGTGAAGGCCTCGAGCCCGGGTTTCGCGGCGGCCGGAGCCGTCTCGGCAGCAGGAGGAGGCTCCGTCGGCGCCTGCGCCGCAGGGTCGAAGGTGAAGGACTCGAGCCCCGGCTTGGCGGCCGCGGGTTCCGGCTCGAAGGAGATCGGCGCGGGCAGGGGCGAGCCGGGCCCTTCGGAGGGGTTCGGGGCCGGCTCCGCGGAGGGCGCGGGGACTTCGAAGGAGATCGTCGCATCCGACGGCGCGAGCTCGACGGGGGCGGGGACCTCGAAGGAAATCGTCGCTTCGGTCGGTGCGGGCGCCTGGACGGGCTCCGGAGCCGACTCGGCGGCCGGCGGCAGCTCGAAGGACGAGGTCGACTCCTCGGCGGCCGGCTCCGGAGGGAGGATGAGGGTGCTCGCCGCCTCCTGCGCGCTCGCGTCGGCGGACACCTCGACCGCGGGAGCCGGCGTTTCGACGACGGCCGGCTCGGAGGCCGGGGCCTCGGGAGCGGCGGCGGCGACGACGACGGGGGCGGCGGCCTCAGCCGGAGGGACGGCGATGCCCCCCCTCCCGGAACCCTCCCCCGCGGGGGGAGGCAATGAGGAAGAAGAGACCCCGATAGAATCATCCTGGCCCGACTTGATGAGCTCGATGCAGGCGCGCAGGTCGGCGGCGAGTTCGGCGCCCTTCTGGTAGCGCTCGTCGGCGCTCTTCTTGAGCGCCTTGTGGACGACGCGCGCGACGCAGCGCGGGAGCTTCGGGTCGATGGTGAGCGGCTCGGGCTCCGGGTCGTTGGCGATCTGGAAGAGGAGCGTGCCGATGCCCTCCCCGCCCTTGAAGGGCTTCTCGCCGAGGAGGAGCTCGAAGAGGGTGACGCCGAGACTGAAAAGGTCCGTGCGGCCGTCCACCTTGCGTCCGGCGATCTGCTCGGGGCTCATGTAGGAGGGCGTGCCCAGGACCGTCCCGGTCGCGGTCTTCGAGGAGGCCGTGATGCGGGCGATGCCGAAGTCGGCGACGCGCACGGAGCCGTCGTTGAGCAGCATGATGTTGGCCGGCTTGATGTCGCGGTGGACGATGCCCTGGGCGTGCGCGTAGTCGAGGCCGTCGGCGACCTTCGCGACGTAATCCATCGCGGTCAGCGGACCGAGGAGCTTGTCCTTCGCGCAGTAGCGGACGAGGTCGTGCCCGTCGAGGAGCTCCATGGCGATGTAGCAGACGTCCTGCTCCTCGCCGGCGTCGAAGATGCGCACGATGTTCGGGTGGTTCAGCGTCCCGGCCGACTCGGCTTCGCGGAAGAAGCGCTCCTTGATCGCCTTCGTCTCCTCGGGGCTCGAGCCTTCCTCGAGCATCAGGGTCTTGATGGCGACCTGGCGGTTGATCTTGGGGTCCTTGCCGAGGTAGACGATGCCCATCGCGCCGCGGCCGAGCTCCTTGAGGATCTCGTAGCGGCCGAGCATCGGCTTCGAGGCGCCGCCCGTGATCATCACGGTCCCCTCGCCGCCCTTCTGGCCGACGCCGCCGAACACCGCGCCCTCGGCGGCCGCGCCGAGCACCTTGATCTTGTCCGGGATGTCCTTGTACTTGGGGTCCGCGCCCGCGACGTGCTTGTAGACGTTGACCGCCTTCGCGTACTGGCGCTTGCGCTCGAAGTCGAGGCCGAGACCGTAGAGCGTCTCCTTCATGTGGTCGTCGAGCGGGCAGAGCCGGAACTTCTCGAAGGCGAGGTCGAGCATGCCCTGCCCCTGGAAGGAGAGGCCGAGCATCTTGTTGGTCTCGATGGCCGAGGCCTCGACGAGCTCCTTGCCCTTCTCGGTGAAGATGAAGCGCTTGGTCTGGATGACCAGGTAGCCGGCGACGAGCAGGAAGGCCGGGTAGACGACCTTCACCCACTCCCCGCGCTCGATGAAGAGCCAGCCGCCGGCGCCCATCACCGACGCCAGCAGCAGGGCGGTGACGGTGGCCCCGCCGAGCGCGCGCAGGCGCGGCAGGCCGAACATGATGAAGAGACCGCAGAAGGCGATGAGCCCGAGCTCGACGCGCGCCGCCCACTCGGGCCGGGTCAGGAAGCGCTGCTTGAGGACGTTGTCGATGACGTTGGCGATGAACTCGACCGGCGGCAGGGCCTGGGCGACGGGGGTGACGTAGAGGGTCGCGACCCCTGAGGCGGAGGGCCCGAGCAGGACGATCTTGTCCTTGAAGACGTCCATCGAGACCTTGCCGTTGAGGACCTCGTGGAAGGAGTAGTAGCGGAAGGTGTGGTCCGGGCCGTTGAAGGTCACGAGCATCGACTGCGCCTCATCGAGCGGTATGCGCAGCTTGCCGAGGGTCACGTCGCTGCCGGGGGAGACGACGACGTCCTCGGCCTTCAAGCCGAGGTAGCGCGCCGTCAGCGCCAGCGCGTAGGAGGGCAGATAGGCGTCGCCGTACTTGACCGCCGGCACCTCGCGGCGGACCGTGCCGTCGAGGTCGGGGTAGATGTTCACGTGCCCGACGCCGGCGCTGGCCTGCATGAACGACGGGATCGGGAAGACCGGCTTGGAGGCCTCCACCGGCGGCGGCAGCCCGGCGTCGGCGCGGGCGACGCGCGCCATGAGCGTCGAGCTCGAAAGCTCTGGCGGCAGCGGGTCGGGCTTCGCCCCGAGGGTCCCGCCGCCGGCGAAGGACATGGGCAGGAGGACGTTCCCGGAGGCGCTCAGAGAGGCGAGCAGGCGCGAGTCGGTGTCGAGCCGCACGGCGACGGAGGAGAACTCGTTGGCGAAGTCCACGCCGCCCTTCTGCACGATGCGCCGCGAGCCCAGCAGCTCGCCGTAGCGGACCCGCAGGGACTCGATCTCGGAGATGGCGGGGTTGACCTCCGGCTCGCTGTAGAGGATGTCGAGGCCGACGACCTTCGGCTTCGCGGTTGCGAGGAGGTCGAGCATCTCCGCGATGCGCGTGCGCGCCCAGGGCCAGCGCCCGATGCGGGCGATGGAGTCGTCGTCGATGGCGACGATGACGATGTCGGCGGGGGTCTCGAGCGACTGACGGAACTTGGCCCGCATGTCGAAGCCCTTGAGCTCCAAGCCCTCGAGCAGGGGGAAGGAGCCCGGCAGGACATAGGAGCCGGCCGTGAAGGCGACGATGAGGAGCCCGAGAAGGGCGTCTACGAGCCAGGTTTTCTTCTTCATCCGTCCGTCCGGGACCCGAAGAGTTTAACGGAACCCCCCGTTTGTGTCAATGGCGATTTTACTCCTTATATAGTTTTGCCGCTCCCCCCCTGATTTTGTAGGCTTGGGCCCATGCGAAACCTCTGCCTGGTCCTGCTCCTGACGGCTCTCCCCGCCGCGGCCGCCGCGGCCCCGGCCGCTCCCGCGCAGGAGGAGGTCCGCCCGGCCGCCCTTCCCGAGCGCATCCTGGAGGGCTCCTACCGCGCGAAGGTCTCCGGCATCCTCTGCGAGGGCTGCAAGCGGGCGATCCTGCGCGAACTGCGGGTCATCAAGGAGCTCTCCGACGCCTCCTTCGACCTCGACGACCCGGTGCTGCGCTTCACGGTGGCGAAAGGGAAGGTCCTGAAGACGCGCCGCATCGAGCGCGCCCTGCGCAAAGCGAGCGAGGTCATCGACCTCGACACCCGCTTCGTCATCACCTCTTTTCAGGAGGAGTGATTCCTTAACTCCCCTTCCTACTCCGACACCCTCCCTCGAGAGGGAGGGGAGCGCCACAAAAGAAGAGGCCCGCGATAAGCGGGCCTCTTCTTCATGTTCTCCCCCCTCCTTCGCCTCCCCTTGAAGGGGGAGGAGGGGCGGATCCCCTATCGGGACGCGTACGCCGAGGGCTCTCCGTCGTCGAAGTCGACCGTGATCGTCAAGGTCTTGCAGCAGACCTGGCATTCCTGAGTGAGCGTGATGCCTTCCTCCGACGGGATGACCTTCACCTCGAAGTTCTCGTCGCAGTAGGGGCACTGGAGCTCGACCCACTTCGGCTCCGCGCGCGGCGTGGCTTCCTCGACGCGGAACTCGTCGGGGTTGAAGGGCTTGGACTCCTCCTCGGCCTCGGCGACGGGAGCGCCCTTCTTCGCGGGAACGCTCTTCGGCTTGGACTTTGCGGCGGGCTTCTTCGTGGTCTTCTTCATTTCGGTCACCGTTGAATATATAGACTTTGGTTCCGCGTTCGTCAAGACCTACGCCGCCGCACTCAGCCCGCCCCGACTGATAGTCGGTGCCGGGGAGTGCGGTCCCCTCGCTCCGGAGAGGAAGAGCTCTTCCGACGTGTCCTCGCTCGGCGGCTCGCCAAGGTAGGGGAGGGGCCGGCGGCCCCTCCCCTGCGGGTCGGGCCGCTCGGGTGGGGTCCCGGTGGAGGGCTCTGCCCTCCCCCGTTTCGTCGGCGCCCTCGGCCAGCTCGACCGAGGTTCCGCTCGGTCGAGGGCCACGAGGGCTGAACCCCCACCCGCAGAGGAGCGCGGCGCCCATTCCCGAGGCGCCGCAGCTTCAAACTGCTAGAATCCGAACGGGCCGTTAGCTCAGCGGTAGAGCGCCTGCCTTACACGCAGGATGTCGCAGGTTCGAATCCTGCACGGCCCACCCTTCGCAGCCGGCGCCATCCCGGCCCGATTGATAATCGGGCCCGGGGGCGCCGGTTCCCTCGGCGCACAGAGGTATCAACATTAGCGTGGGTGCGCCTCGGCTGCTCGCCACAGGAGGGGGGCCTCCCCCCTCCTATGGCGCGTCCGCACGCGTACAGTCGGTCGTGCGGCGCTGTAACCTCCCCCGAAGCGGAGCGGCGACGATGTCGCCGCTCCAAATAATTTTCCTCTTGCGAAAAGGGAGACGAGAGTCTACACTTGCGGTATGGCTGGAAAGAAGAAGGCGGCCGCTCCGT includes the following:
- a CDS encoding Stp1/IreP family PP2C-type Ser/Thr phosphatase — translated: MKPRLDLAGATDPGCVRERNEDCFAVEPGLGLLVVCDGMGGHNSGEVASRTAVDTIVEFAGKNVLPEGGDPDRSARERRLEFLLKTANTMIFEKARAFPKDQGMGTTVVAVLLDERSLAVAHVGDSRLYLRRGGSLQQLTEDHSLVQDQVRRGLITREQADKSPIQNILTRAVGTEPDVEVDLSEHPLLEGDSLLICSDGLTKMVPESEISETLASSSCAEEAVGRLIEAARAAGGVDNVTAVVARVPEHPRGLRGWLSRIFGV
- a CDS encoding 2-oxoacid:ferredoxin oxidoreductase subunit beta; this encodes MADTPTKKPLTRADFASNQSVRWCPGCGDFAILAQVQKTMAAVGVARENTVFVSGIGCSSRFPYYMNTYGFHTIHGRAPAIATGVKLANPDLTVWVVTGDGDGLAIGGNHLNHTIRRNLDLKILLFNNRIYGLTKGQYSPTSEKGKVTKSSPHGTIEPPVNALRFALAAEATFVARAVDNDIAGMGAVLERAARHKGISFVELYQNCVVFNDGAYELFESSAVREDNVLRLEQGKPLIYGKNKDRGIRLKNGRAEVVSFEPGKPPADLLVHDEKAPADYQYMLTQLEPPDFPAPVGVFRAVSAPTYEDLMEGQFKAAAKPGGEDVEKLLAGNETWTID
- a CDS encoding CPXCG motif-containing cysteine-rich protein — encoded protein: MKKTTKKPAAKSKPKSVPAKKGAPVAEAEEESKPFNPDEFRVEEATPRAEPKWVELQCPYCDENFEVKVIPSEEGITLTQECQVCCKTLTITVDFDDGEPSAYASR
- a CDS encoding FHA domain-containing protein: MPKLLLKFNAAVIKEIAVDKTTITVGRKADNDVVIDNPAVSGHHCRILLVGDTFYVEDLDSTNGTFVNEKRVMKAGLHDKDVVGVAKHALVFVDERAAADAPPAAEAAAPDSTVVLSPKAQEDMAKATAEGGAVPSGRLGALRVLKGAVGEAEYELKGMSTYIGKSDRVQIPIKGGGLFGSAPEVAASIHRKPEGYVLVAVKDGYPSVNGQSVSGQVPLKDGDIIEVGGTTLQFYLKG
- a CDS encoding CHASE2 domain-containing protein encodes the protein MKKKTWLVDALLGLLIVAFTAGSYVLPGSFPLLEGLELKGFDMRAKFRQSLETPADIVIVAIDDDSIARIGRWPWARTRIAEMLDLLATAKPKVVGLDILYSEPEVNPAISEIESLRVRYGELLGSRRIVQKGGVDFANEFSSVAVRLDTDSRLLASLSASGNVLLPMSFAGGGTLGAKPDPLPPELSSSTLMARVARADAGLPPPVEASKPVFPIPSFMQASAGVGHVNIYPDLDGTVRREVPAVKYGDAYLPSYALALTARYLGLKAEDVVVSPGSDVTLGKLRIPLDEAQSMLVTFNGPDHTFRYYSFHEVLNGKVSMDVFKDKIVLLGPSASGVATLYVTPVAQALPPVEFIANVIDNVLKQRFLTRPEWAARVELGLIAFCGLFIMFGLPRLRALGGATVTALLLASVMGAGGWLFIERGEWVKVVYPAFLLVAGYLVIQTKRFIFTEKGKELVEASAIETNKMLGLSFQGQGMLDLAFEKFRLCPLDDHMKETLYGLGLDFERKRQYAKAVNVYKHVAGADPKYKDIPDKIKVLGAAAEGAVFGGVGQKGGEGTVMITGGASKPMLGRYEILKELGRGAMGIVYLGKDPKINRQVAIKTLMLEEGSSPEETKAIKERFFREAESAGTLNHPNIVRIFDAGEEQDVCYIAMELLDGHDLVRYCAKDKLLGPLTAMDYVAKVADGLDYAHAQGIVHRDIKPANIMLLNDGSVRVADFGIARITASSKTATGTVLGTPSYMSPEQIAGRKVDGRTDLFSLGVTLFELLLGEKPFKGGEGIGTLLFQIANDPEPEPLTIDPKLPRCVARVVHKALKKSADERYQKGAELAADLRACIELIKSGQDDSIGVSSSSLPPPAGEGSGRGGIAVPPAEAAAPVVVAAAAPEAPASEPAVVETPAPAVEVSADASAQEAASTLILPPEPAAEESTSSFELPPAAESAPEPVQAPAPTEATISFEVPAPVELAPSDATISFEVPAPSAEPAPNPSEGPGSPLPAPISFEPEPAAAKPGLESFTFDPAAQAPTEPPPAAETAPAAAKPGLEAFTFDPAAQKPTPLPTAPVAAEAGLGIDHGFHFETGKPGATGAIEARPDLSTPPPPAPAWKLGGAEEIPAPSPEIELGPRTGAGSAPSSITRPLTPAEIASALPAEPHGSPVPEEEAPEAAPHPADRTFEPDATIRLEPPGKPS